Proteins encoded together in one Impatiens glandulifera chromosome 1, dImpGla2.1, whole genome shotgun sequence window:
- the LOC124918791 gene encoding scarecrow-like protein 28 — MLAGCSTSLVSPRHRLRSEATTQFEACNFTSMSTQRLDLPCSFPRKDASRSQPIRPVGISVEKKPIETKPKTSCSLKQKIRLPPLAAAAVPPQPSLDEFWNKGKSLKRFADQSDEDNNDLYRAKRKRGGQTFDNDSLHDIDDLSLIQLGNGNFWFQPHFEDRVFPWSKSIANEIADLGEKPEQQQPDQWAVKEGSAASSSSSDSQSWSIKLTQNPSDHETGNGSGGQGVMTAGHTEIHGEENQEIELISLLVACVDSISSKNIPGINHFMAKLGELASPTGSPISRLIAYFSEALALRVARQWPRIFQIAPPYNDRIVEDDTGMALRVLNQVSPIPKFIQFTSNEILLRAFEGKDRIHIIDFDIKQGLQWPSFFQSLASRSNPPIHVRITGIGESKQELIETGDRLAGFADSLNLAFEFHPVVDRLEDVRLWMLHVKEGENVGVNCVLQLHKLLYDETGGAVRDFLGLIQSTKPIVVVIAEQEADHNQSFLEARLCNSLKYYSAIFDSINSSGLSSESLARIKIEEMLGREIRSIVSFEGHERIERHEKFTNWKRMMGEGGFNAKGVSEREFLQSRMLMKMYSSDSYNVEKQEQEQEQQEPEQEGGNAIALTIRWMDQPLYTVSAWGPNSNSQDRIG, encoded by the coding sequence ATGTTAGCTGGGTGTTCTACCTCATTGGTTTCGCCAAGGCATAGATTAAGGAGTGAAGCAACAACCCAGTTTGAAGCTTGTAATTTTACTTCAATGAGTACACAAAGATTGGATTTGCCATGTTCTTTCCCCCGAAAGGACGCTTCAAGATCGCAACCCATTCGACCAGTTGGGATTTCCGTTGAGAAGAAACCTATTGAAACGAAGCCCAAAACCAGCTGTTCACTTAAGCAGAAGATTCGTCTTCCGCCGTTAGCCGCCGCCGCCGTCCCTCCTCAGCCTTCGTTAGATGAGTTTTGGAACAAAGGTAAGAGTTTGAAGAGGTTTGCCGATCAGAGTGATGAAGACAACAACGACTTGTATAGGGCTAAAAGGAAAAGGGGTGGTCAGACTTTTGATAATGATTCTCTTCATGACATCGATGATTTAAGTTTAATCCAATTAGGCAACGGCAACTTTTGGTTTCAACCACATTTTGAAGATAGAGTGTTTCCTTGGTCTAAATCTATTGCTAATGAGATCGCCGATTTGGGAGAGAAGCCGGAGCAGCAGCAGCCCGATCAATGGGCGGTTAAAGAAGGATCAGCAGCGTCGAGTTCTTCGTCAGACAGTCAAAGTTGGAGCATTAAGCTAACCCAGAATCCATCAGATCACGAAACAGGAAATGGGTCTGGTGGTCAAGGAGTGATGACAGCCGGCCATACTGAAATCCATGGTGAAGAAAACCAAGAAATTGAGTTAATCAGCCTTCTGGTAGCTTGCGTGGATTCAATCAGTTCCAAAAACATCCCCGGAATCAACCATTTCATGGCCAAACTCGGAGAGCTTGCATCTCCAACAGGCTCCCCAATTAGTCGATTAATCGCTTACTTCAGCGAGGCCTTAGCCCTTCGAGTGGCTAGACAATGGCCTAGGATATTTCAAATCGCACCTCCATACAACGATCGAATAGTGGAAGATGACACCGGAATGGCCTTAAGGGTTCTGAATCAGGTCAGCCCAATACCAAAGTTCATTCAATTCACTTCGAATGAGATTCTATTGAGAGCATTCGAAGGGAAAGATAGAATTCACATAATTGATTTCGATATCAAGCAAGGCCTCCAATGGCCTAGCTTCTTCCAAAGCTTGGCTTCAAGATCAAATCCTCCAATCCACGTTAGGATAACCGGTATAGGTGAATCTAAGCAAGAATTGATCGAAACAGGGGATAGACTCGCGGGTTTTGCAGATTCGCTTAATCTCGCGTTTGAATTCCACCCTGTAGTTGATCGACTCGAAGATGTGAGGCTTTGGATGCTTCACGTTAAGGAAGGAGAGAACGTGGGGGTGAACTGCGTTCTACAGCTTCATAAGCTGCTTTACGACGAAACAGGGGGAGCTGTGAGGGATTTCTTAGGCTTAATACAGAGTACTAAGCCAATTGTGGTTGTGATTGCTGAGCAAGAGGCTGATCACAATCAGTCGTTTCTCGAGGCTAGGCTTTGCAATTCACTCAAGTACTATTCCGCCATATTCGATTCAATTAATTCCTCTGGCCTTTCCTCGGAAAGTCTTGCGAGGATCAAGATTGAGGAGATGTTGGGGCGGGAGATAAGGTCAATTGTGTCGTTTGAAGGGCATGAAAGAATCGAAAGGCACGAGAAGTTCACGAATTGGAAGAGGATGATGGGGGAAGGAGGATTCAATGCGAAGGGAGTTAGCGAAAGGGAGTTTCTGCAGAGCCGAATGCTCATGAAGATGTATTCAAGCGATAGCTACAACGTGGAGAAGCAAGAACAAGAACAGGAACAACAAGAACCGGAACAGGAAGGAGGTAACGCGATTGCATTGACGATAAGATGGATGGATCAACCACTTTACACAGTCTCAGCTTGGGGTCCAAATTCGAATTCACAAGACAGGATAGGATGA